Proteins encoded together in one Musa acuminata AAA Group cultivar baxijiao chromosome BXJ3-6, Cavendish_Baxijiao_AAA, whole genome shotgun sequence window:
- the LOC103989821 gene encoding transcription factor BHLH156, translating to MESDHPFLFAPQARISNEDDGFDPAFESYDHELLQFMLFDGGFAGDGHLSLLREGALFDAGGHEGTTATQYLQADAPSGSPDLSLEVDDDPPACGGCHDGGDSPGGITKTRRDRSKTLISERKRRVRMKEKLYELRSLVPNITKMDKASIIADAVVYMKNLQSQAKKLEEEVSMLESSSREGQPLQVPSRKTTKATDLEEAAAVRGGNIMQVNAFEVGEGRFYVKVEGSMGDGAASSLYAAVESLLCFDLESSNFSLNPNGFVFTLTFKIGDFSREMNASSMELWVMGALLREGFQLMQTTPPL from the exons ATGGAGAGCGACCATCCCTTCCTCTTTGCGCCACAGGCCCGCATAAGCAACGAGGACGACGGGTTCGATCCCGCCTTCGAGAGCTACGACCATGAGCTGCTCCAGTTCATGCTCTTCGACGGCGGGTTCGCGGGTGATGGCCATCTGAGCTTGCTGAGGGAAGGAGCGCTGTTCGATGCTGGCGGCCATGAAGGAACCACCGCCACCCAGTACCTGCAGGCCGATGCGCCTTCGGGCTCTCCCGACCTTAGCTTGGAGGTGGATGACGATCCTCCTGCGTGCGGAGGGTGCCATGATGGTGGCGATTCCCCCGGGGGGATCACCAAGACAAGGAGAGACCGGTCCAAGACTCTGATatcggagaggaagaggagggtcCGCATGAAGGAGAAGCTGTACGAGCTGCGGTCTCTGGTTCCCAATATAACGAAG ATGGACAAAGCTTCCATCATAGCCGACGCAGTCGTGTACATGAAGAATCTGCAATCTCAGGCGAAAAAGTTGGAGGAGGAAGTGAGCATGCTCGAGTCCTCGTCGCGAGAAGGCCAACCGCTTCAGGTTCCAAGCAGGAAGACGACCAAAGCTACAGATTTGGAGGAGGCTGCTGCTGTGAGAGGCGGCAACATAATGCAGGTAAACGCATTCGAAGTGGGTGAGGGAAGGTTCTACGTGAAGGTGGAGGGCAGCATGGGAGACGGAGCGGCGTCATCTCTCTACGCCGCCGTCGAGTCTCTCTTGTGCTTCGATCTGGAGAGCTCCAACTTCTCCCTCAACCCCAATGGATTTGTGTTCACGCTAACCTTCAAA ATCGGAGACTTCAGCAGGGAGATGAATGCATCCTCCATGGAGTTATGGGTGATGGGAGCTCTTCTGAGGGAGGGGTTTCAACTCATGCAGACAACTCCTCCTTTGTAG